Proteins from a genomic interval of Clostridium sp. AN503:
- a CDS encoding cyclic-di-AMP receptor, whose product MKIIYAIVSSDDGNRVTDVLNEHHFSVTKLATTGGFLKKGNATLMIGTDEERVDEAIDLIHTTCGKRQKITCDMPAPSIGSMSTGYMMMPVTVELGGATIFVTDVERFEKF is encoded by the coding sequence ATGAAAATTATCTATGCGATCGTAAGTTCTGATGATGGAAACCGTGTGACAGATGTGTTGAATGAGCATCATTTCAGCGTGACCAAGCTGGCGACTACCGGCGGCTTTTTGAAGAAGGGCAATGCGACTCTGATGATCGGTACCGATGAAGAGCGGGTAGACGAGGCGATCGACCTGATCCATACCACCTGCGGCAAGCGCCAGAAGATCACCTGTGATATGCCTGCGCCCAGCATTGGTTCCATGTCCACCGGATACATGATGATGCCGGTCACTGTAGAGTTGGGAGGCGCTACGATCTTTGTCACAGACGTGGAGCGTTTCGAAAAATTCTAA
- a CDS encoding radical SAM protein, whose product MEAFSFSVEDQTTSCELCPRRCRTDRRSAAGYCGAGSEVRAARAALHHWEEPCISGVRGSGTVFFSGCTLRCCFCQNHQISQEHFGKTLTIRQLADIFLRLQDQGAHNINLVTATQYLPWILPALDLAKERLSIPVVYNCGGYERTETVKALKDYVDIWLPDLKYYDRELSARYSKAPDYFAVASEAVLQMIEQTGTPVFHSCQNSPSSTLIMDRGVIIRHMVLPGQRQDSIRLLHWMADALPKGQYYISLMSQYTPYRKNPDYPELNRRITSYEYQKVVDAALELGLEQGFMQEKSSAKEEYTPPFDLEGL is encoded by the coding sequence ATGGAGGCGTTCTCCTTTTCTGTAGAAGACCAGACAACATCCTGTGAACTCTGTCCACGCAGGTGCAGGACAGACAGGCGAAGCGCTGCGGGCTACTGCGGCGCCGGAAGTGAGGTGAGAGCGGCCCGGGCAGCCCTACACCACTGGGAGGAACCATGCATCAGCGGCGTCCGCGGAAGCGGGACCGTCTTTTTCAGCGGCTGCACTCTGCGCTGCTGTTTCTGCCAGAATCACCAGATCAGCCAGGAGCATTTTGGCAAGACCCTGACCATCCGCCAACTGGCTGATATTTTTCTGCGCCTCCAGGATCAGGGCGCCCACAATATTAACCTGGTAACTGCCACCCAGTACCTTCCCTGGATTCTGCCCGCACTGGACCTGGCAAAGGAACGGCTTTCGATCCCCGTGGTTTACAACTGCGGAGGCTACGAGCGGACCGAGACGGTGAAAGCCCTAAAGGACTATGTGGACATCTGGCTCCCGGACTTAAAATATTATGACAGGGAACTGTCGGCACGGTACTCCAAAGCTCCCGATTACTTTGCAGTGGCCTCAGAAGCGGTCTTACAGATGATCGAGCAGACCGGCACGCCCGTATTCCACAGCTGCCAAAATAGTCCCTCATCCACGCTCATCATGGACAGGGGCGTGATCATCCGCCATATGGTACTGCCCGGACAACGGCAGGATTCCATACGCCTTCTCCACTGGATGGCGGATGCCCTGCCAAAAGGTCAGTACTATATCAGTCTGATGAGCCAGTACACCCCCTACCGGAAAAATCCAGATTACCCGGAGTTAAACCGCAGGATCACCTCCTACGAATACCAGAAGGTGGTGGACGCTGCACTGGAGCTTGGCCTGGAACAGGGATTTATGCAAGAAAAAAGCAGCGCTAAAGAAGAATATACGCCGCCGTTTGACCTGGAAGGATTGTGA
- a CDS encoding AzlC family ABC transporter permease, with amino-acid sequence MWEKNRAEFQYAFPRTVPVMVGYLFLGAAYGILMNVNGFGVWWTLAVSVLVFAGSLQYLGVTMLASLVHPVTAFFMSVMLNARHLFYGISMLGKYSEVKKGKPYLIFGLTDETFSVVCHEQIPESLDKDRVYFWVTFLDQCYWVLGSVAGAIAGSYITFDTTGLDFALTALFVVIFVDQWKQKEGHLSAVIGVGASVVCLVLFGTSSFIIPAMVLIFAILGFQYRQGRKTESEEGRAV; translated from the coding sequence ATGTGGGAAAAGAATAGGGCAGAATTCCAGTACGCGTTTCCCAGGACGGTGCCTGTTATGGTGGGGTATCTGTTTCTTGGGGCGGCGTATGGTATTTTGATGAATGTCAATGGATTTGGAGTCTGGTGGACCCTGGCTGTCAGCGTTTTAGTGTTTGCCGGGAGTCTGCAGTATCTGGGCGTTACCATGCTGGCGTCCCTGGTGCATCCGGTGACGGCGTTTTTTATGTCCGTGATGCTGAACGCCAGACACTTGTTTTACGGGATTTCCATGCTGGGAAAATACAGCGAAGTGAAGAAGGGGAAGCCTTACCTGATCTTTGGATTGACGGACGAGACCTTTTCCGTGGTCTGTCATGAACAGATCCCGGAGTCACTTGATAAGGACCGGGTATATTTCTGGGTTACATTTCTGGACCAGTGTTACTGGGTCCTGGGGAGTGTGGCCGGAGCTATTGCCGGCAGTTATATCACCTTTGACACGACAGGGCTGGATTTTGCGCTGACGGCGCTGTTTGTGGTGATTTTTGTGGACCAGTGGAAACAGAAGGAAGGACATCTGTCTGCGGTCATCGGCGTAGGTGCGTCGGTGGTATGCCTGGTCCTGTTTGGGACCAGTTCCTTTATCATTCCGGCAATGGTACTGATCTTTGCCATTCTGGGATTTCAATACAGGCAGGGCAGAAAGACAGAGAGCGAAGAGGGGCGTGCGGTATGA
- a CDS encoding branched-chain amino acid transporter permease → MSGELTREILIVAAMIAGTVLTRFLPFIVFPAGKETPRFVGYLGKTLPFATMGLLVVYCLKGIQITAAPYGLPELLAVAAIVLLHRWKGNSLLSIGVGTVFYMFLVQVVF, encoded by the coding sequence ATGAGCGGAGAACTGACAAGAGAGATTTTGATCGTAGCGGCGATGATCGCGGGTACAGTGCTTACCCGCTTTCTGCCATTTATTGTATTTCCGGCAGGTAAGGAGACGCCCAGATTTGTAGGCTATCTGGGGAAGACCCTGCCGTTTGCCACGATGGGGCTTTTGGTCGTTTACTGCCTGAAAGGGATCCAGATCACGGCGGCGCCCTATGGACTGCCGGAACTGCTGGCTGTAGCTGCCATTGTACTGCTGCACAGATGGAAGGGCAATTCCCTTTTGAGCATTGGGGTGGGGACTGTATTTTATATGTTCCTGGTACAGGTGGTCTTTTAG
- a CDS encoding AraC family transcriptional regulator, which produces MSKTERIAKTPVKTPVKKELITGFTTRQYMQDGDFEIFYYNDSTPAHVSSHRHDYYEFYFFLEGDVSYEFASQSHHLEYGDYLLIPPGVLHRPVFHSAAVPYRRFVLWISDACFQKLCSECADFSYAFDYVKQKEIYHYRADFIQVQQLQGQLMELIEESRSSRAFQNLSRNLLLCQFLLYVNRLTYDRLHEVSSVYTSALYVNVCDYINSHLEEDLSLDALADFFFVSKYHISHVFKNNMGISLHQYVLKKRLHACKNGILAGSPVGSLFQQYGFSDYSSFYRAFKKEYGLSPTEFRQQHVILAP; this is translated from the coding sequence ATGTCGAAAACAGAACGTATCGCCAAAACGCCGGTCAAAACTCCGGTCAAGAAGGAACTGATCACTGGATTCACTACACGCCAGTATATGCAGGACGGTGATTTTGAGATTTTTTATTATAATGACAGCACCCCGGCGCATGTCTCCTCCCACCGCCACGATTACTATGAATTCTATTTCTTTCTGGAGGGGGATGTGAGCTATGAGTTCGCCTCCCAGTCCCACCATCTGGAATATGGGGATTATCTGCTGATACCGCCGGGCGTTTTGCACCGCCCTGTTTTCCACAGCGCCGCCGTGCCCTACCGCAGGTTCGTCCTGTGGATCAGCGACGCCTGCTTCCAGAAGCTCTGCAGCGAATGCGCCGACTTCTCCTATGCCTTTGACTATGTAAAGCAGAAGGAGATCTACCACTACCGCGCCGATTTTATCCAGGTACAGCAGCTTCAGGGGCAGCTTATGGAGCTGATCGAGGAGAGCCGCAGCAGCCGCGCATTCCAGAATTTGAGCCGGAACCTTCTGCTCTGCCAGTTTTTGCTGTACGTAAACCGGCTCACCTATGACCGGCTCCACGAGGTATCCTCCGTCTACACAAGCGCCCTCTACGTCAATGTTTGCGATTACATCAACAGCCATCTGGAGGAGGATCTCAGCCTGGATGCGCTGGCAGACTTCTTTTTTGTGAGCAAATACCATATCTCCCATGTATTCAAGAACAACATGGGCATCTCCCTGCATCAGTATGTGCTCAAAAAACGCCTGCACGCCTGTAAAAATGGAATCCTCGCCGGTTCCCCTGTGGGAAGCCTGTTCCAGCAGTACGGCTTCAGCGACTACTCCAGCTTTTACCGCGCCTTTAAAAAGGAATACGGACTGTCTCCCACTGAATTCAGGCAGCAGCACGTCATTTTAGCACCCTGA
- the uxuA gene encoding mannonate dehydratase codes for MKLSFRWYGEDDKVTLENIRQIPGMQAIVTAVYDVPVGEVWSNESILKLKKQVEDAGLAFEVIESIPVHEDIKLGKPTRDQYIDNYCENIRRVAAAGIKCICYNFMPVFDWTRTQLDHVLPDGSTSLVYYQEQVDKVNPLESDSDLTLPGWDSSYTRDGLKAVVAEYNAMSEDDLWNNLKYFLERVIPVAAECDVNMAIHEDDPCWSIFGLPRIITCEENLDRFLKLVDDSHNGITLCTGSLGCSAKNDVVRMAGKYAAMGRIHFAHIRNVAVLENGFEERAHLSGCGSLDMFAILKALHDNGFTGYVRPDHGRMIWGETGRAGYGLYDRALGATYINGLWEAIEKTSK; via the coding sequence ATGAAATTATCATTCCGCTGGTATGGAGAAGACGACAAAGTGACCCTGGAGAATATCCGTCAGATCCCGGGGATGCAGGCGATCGTTACGGCTGTTTATGATGTTCCCGTAGGAGAAGTATGGAGCAACGAAAGCATTTTAAAGCTTAAAAAGCAGGTGGAGGATGCAGGTCTTGCATTCGAGGTGATCGAGAGCATCCCGGTCCACGAGGATATCAAGCTGGGCAAGCCCACCAGAGACCAGTATATTGATAACTACTGTGAGAATATCCGCCGTGTGGCTGCAGCAGGCATCAAGTGTATCTGCTACAATTTCATGCCGGTGTTTGACTGGACCAGGACTCAGTTAGACCACGTGCTGCCGGATGGTTCCACTTCCCTGGTCTACTATCAGGAGCAGGTGGACAAGGTAAACCCTTTAGAGAGCGACAGTGATCTAACCCTTCCCGGTTGGGATTCCAGCTATACCAGGGATGGATTAAAGGCTGTGGTGGCAGAGTACAATGCCATGAGCGAGGATGACCTGTGGAACAACTTGAAATATTTCCTGGAGCGCGTGATCCCGGTAGCGGCTGAGTGCGACGTGAATATGGCGATCCATGAGGACGATCCCTGCTGGAGCATCTTCGGTCTGCCCCGCATCATCACCTGCGAGGAGAATTTAGACCGCTTCTTAAAGCTGGTGGATGACAGCCACAATGGCATCACTCTGTGCACCGGTTCCCTGGGATGCTCCGCGAAGAACGACGTAGTCCGCATGGCAGGCAAGTATGCAGCTATGGGCCGGATTCATTTTGCCCATATCCGTAATGTGGCAGTATTGGAGAATGGCTTTGAGGAGCGCGCCCATCTTTCCGGCTGCGGTTCCTTAGATATGTTTGCCATCTTAAAAGCTCTTCACGACAACGGCTTCACCGGCTACGTGAGACCGGACCACGGCCGCATGATCTGGGGGGAGACCGGGCGCGCAGGCTATGGCCTCTACGACCGCGCTTTAGGAGCTACCTATATCAACGGATTATGGGAAGCGATTGAAAAGACCAGCAAATAA
- a CDS encoding helix-turn-helix transcriptional regulator, whose product MSEISHQIGSRIRTFRKMHGMTLDELSAVIHKSKSTISKYEKGEIAVDVETLYEIADAVQVHVEQLLYCPPKRTVISAGSNSPAFFSGVSQFYSYLFDGRSNRIIRCVFDVLSETEDHRYKIMMYMNYKDYKNYQNCENTYWGYIEHYDAMTHISLTNQDTSMEKASVQILASYLDSDTKWGLFNGFSSRPMMPIAIKMLLSKTRLKEDMELVQQLKVTKDDIRLLKLYNMLSVT is encoded by the coding sequence ATGTCAGAGATCAGCCACCAGATCGGCAGCCGGATCCGCACCTTCCGCAAAATGCACGGCATGACGTTAGACGAACTTTCCGCAGTCATTCATAAGAGCAAATCCACCATATCGAAATATGAGAAAGGCGAGATTGCCGTCGATGTTGAGACACTCTACGAAATAGCAGACGCCGTACAGGTCCATGTGGAACAGCTGCTGTACTGTCCTCCCAAACGGACTGTCATCTCCGCAGGAAGCAACAGCCCCGCGTTCTTCAGCGGAGTATCACAATTTTATTCCTATCTTTTCGATGGGCGAAGCAACCGGATCATTCGGTGCGTATTCGACGTTCTTTCTGAGACCGAGGATCATCGTTATAAGATCATGATGTATATGAACTACAAGGATTACAAGAATTATCAGAACTGTGAAAATACATATTGGGGTTATATTGAGCATTATGATGCCATGACTCACATATCTCTGACAAACCAGGACACATCCATGGAAAAAGCAAGTGTCCAGATACTGGCATCTTATCTGGACTCTGACACAAAATGGGGCCTTTTCAACGGCTTTTCCTCCCGCCCCATGATGCCGATAGCCATAAAGATGCTCTTGTCGAAGACGAGGCTTAAGGAGGATATGGAATTAGTACAGCAGCTAAAGGTGACCAAAGACGACATCCGCCTTTTAAAACTCTATAATATGTTGTCTGTGACCTGA
- a CDS encoding PatB family C-S lyase produces the protein MYNFDEIIDRQHTNAMNTDGFRDYIFHADESMTFPYRDEEFIRMWVADMEFATPDVVIDGMRERLDKRIFGYTRVFEKSYYDAFAGWCKKRYDWTFKREELVMSNGIIPALYEMVEYICKPDEKVLFLTPSYAYFKYAADFNRRDYVCSDLLYEDGRYSVDFDDFAEKAADVKTTLFIFCNPHNPSGRVWTEEELKRIADIIEQNHLWVISDEIHCDLIRCDQKHIPLGKVMPDYGRLVTCMAPSKTFNLAGMMISNVMIRDEGLKNTWLSRHYNFDNPLSIAAAQAAYEKGEPWLEELRVYLDGNFSLVQSYLAEHLPKAKFRISEATYLAWVDLNAYFEPDEHLPLFFAYKAGVLLEGGNMFVQNSDGFIRLNLACPRAVLAEGLKRICEAVNTKHTEKYLGE, from the coding sequence ATGTACAATTTTGATGAGATTATTGACAGACAACACACCAATGCGATGAATACGGACGGCTTTCGTGATTACATTTTTCACGCGGATGAATCTATGACCTTTCCGTATCGGGATGAGGAGTTTATCCGCATGTGGGTGGCCGACATGGAATTTGCTACGCCGGATGTGGTGATCGATGGCATGAGGGAGCGGCTGGACAAACGTATCTTTGGTTATACCAGGGTTTTTGAAAAATCTTATTATGATGCGTTTGCAGGCTGGTGCAAGAAACGGTATGACTGGACGTTTAAAAGAGAAGAGCTGGTGATGTCCAACGGGATCATTCCCGCCCTCTATGAGATGGTGGAGTATATCTGCAAACCGGATGAAAAAGTACTGTTCCTGACACCGTCTTATGCGTATTTCAAATATGCGGCTGATTTTAACAGACGGGATTATGTGTGTTCCGATCTGCTGTATGAGGACGGACGTTATTCCGTTGATTTTGACGATTTTGCAGAGAAAGCGGCAGACGTGAAGACGACCTTGTTTATTTTCTGCAATCCCCACAATCCCAGCGGACGCGTCTGGACGGAGGAGGAACTGAAGAGAATTGCTGATATCATCGAGCAGAATCACCTTTGGGTGATTTCCGATGAGATCCACTGCGATCTGATCCGCTGCGATCAGAAACATATCCCACTTGGCAAAGTGATGCCGGATTATGGCCGCCTTGTAACGTGCATGGCTCCCAGCAAGACCTTTAACCTGGCGGGCATGATGATCTCCAATGTCATGATCCGTGATGAGGGACTTAAGAACACCTGGCTGAGCCGGCATTATAATTTTGATAACCCGTTAAGCATCGCGGCTGCCCAGGCGGCATATGAAAAAGGGGAGCCGTGGCTGGAAGAATTGAGGGTTTATCTGGACGGCAATTTCAGTCTGGTGCAGAGCTATCTGGCGGAGCATCTGCCAAAGGCAAAATTCCGGATCTCCGAGGCGACCTATCTGGCCTGGGTGGACTTAAACGCATATTTTGAGCCGGATGAGCATCTGCCGCTGTTCTTCGCATATAAAGCGGGGGTTCTGCTGGAGGGCGGCAATATGTTTGTTCAAAATTCTGACGGCTTTATCCGCCTGAATCTGGCATGCCCGAGAGCAGTACTGGCAGAAGGCTTAAAACGGATATGCGAAGCAGTGAATACGAAGCATACGGAGAAATATTTGGGAGAATAA
- a CDS encoding SLC13 family permease, whose product MVNLGISLIPTQFLIPGIFLICCIISTCIGTSMGTQVTMIPVAIALAQGAGLNVGMAGAAAIAGAYFGDNLSMISDTTIIATKGVGAEMKDKFIMNFKIAIPAAVITMLLYGVLSLKGGTVSGAAEAGAYNILTILPYVTVISLAIMGLDVILALAIGTGLACVIGMGIGSVGFFDWAQAVGAGMEDMFWLAVFAMMVSGMMELVRHYGGVQWLVDTAMKHTKSRKSCQYVIGLLSMAISGTTLNNPVACLISAPIAKELGEEYKIAPKRMASLLDIFSCVILMVVPHDSGCLLVQQYSGCSYLDIVKYAFYPVLLILFTCITIQCGLLMTKEEKEAVALEKNS is encoded by the coding sequence GTGGTGAATCTGGGGATTTCCCTGATTCCGACGCAGTTTTTAATACCGGGCATCTTTCTGATCTGCTGTATTATTTCCACTTGTATCGGAACCTCCATGGGAACCCAGGTCACCATGATACCAGTTGCGATCGCCCTTGCACAGGGAGCCGGACTGAATGTGGGGATGGCTGGCGCGGCAGCGATAGCAGGGGCATATTTTGGCGATAACCTTTCCATGATTTCGGATACGACCATAATCGCCACAAAAGGTGTGGGCGCCGAAATGAAAGATAAGTTTATCATGAACTTTAAGATTGCCATACCCGCAGCCGTGATCACGATGCTTCTGTATGGTGTTCTTAGCCTGAAAGGCGGGACGGTTTCAGGAGCGGCAGAGGCAGGCGCTTATAATATCCTGACGATCCTCCCGTATGTTACGGTGATCTCACTGGCGATCATGGGACTTGATGTGATCCTGGCTCTTGCCATAGGAACAGGGCTTGCATGTGTGATCGGCATGGGGATTGGGAGCGTAGGATTCTTTGACTGGGCCCAGGCTGTAGGGGCAGGAATGGAAGATATGTTCTGGCTTGCGGTATTTGCCATGATGGTATCGGGGATGATGGAGCTGGTCCGCCATTATGGAGGCGTGCAATGGCTTGTAGATACGGCGATGAAGCATACAAAGAGCAGAAAAAGCTGCCAGTATGTGATCGGACTGCTTTCTATGGCGATTTCGGGAACCACTCTGAACAATCCGGTGGCCTGTCTGATCAGTGCGCCTATTGCGAAAGAACTGGGAGAAGAGTATAAAATTGCGCCAAAGCGTATGGCGTCGCTCCTGGATATCTTCTCATGTGTGATTTTGATGGTGGTTCCGCATGACAGCGGCTGCCTGTTAGTACAGCAGTATAGCGGTTGTTCCTATCTTGATATTGTCAAGTACGCATTTTATCCGGTGCTGCTGATATTATTTACCTGCATTACCATCCAATGCGGTTTGTTGATGACAAAGGAAGAAAAGGAAGCAGTTGCATTAGAAAAAAACAGTTGA
- a CDS encoding RidA family protein: MKLVNTEKAPGAIGPYSQAYEINGVVYTSGQIPVDPENGQVPEGIAAQAHQSCKNVGAILEAAGSGFDQVFKTTCFLADMGDFAAFNEVYAGYFVSKPARSCVAVKTLPKGVLCEIEASAELYPA, translated from the coding sequence ATGAAATTAGTAAATACAGAGAAAGCTCCGGGAGCGATCGGACCCTATTCCCAGGCATATGAGATAAATGGAGTAGTGTATACATCCGGACAGATCCCGGTTGATCCGGAAAATGGACAGGTTCCGGAGGGGATTGCAGCACAGGCGCATCAGAGCTGCAAAAATGTAGGTGCAATCCTTGAGGCAGCTGGCAGCGGGTTTGATCAGGTGTTTAAAACTACCTGTTTTCTTGCGGATATGGGGGACTTTGCGGCGTTCAATGAAGTGTATGCGGGTTATTTTGTGTCAAAACCGGCGAGAAGCTGTGTGGCGGTAAAAACGCTGCCCAAGGGTGTTTTGTGCGAAATTGAAGCTTCGGCAGAATTATATCCGGCTTGA
- a CDS encoding MalY/PatB family protein yields MDKQKFLEKYVVDRHGTCSAKWDGMQGKFGDSDLISMWIADMEFKTCDAITDALMERCRHGVFGYSLVPDEYYQAFSDWMETRYHFPVKSEWVRFSTGCVTAISWMIHAFTRPGDACMILTPVYYPFHNVVTNNDRRLVKADLRYEDGYFTMDYDAIEKAITENQVKLFLQCSPHNPAGRVWTEEELDRVLAICKKHHVLVVSDEIHQDLVLGERSFVPAAVVSNGKYRDMVLTLNSASKTFNLATLLHSHIIITNDGLRKQYDEFAAGLNRTDVSIMGMIAARAGYEQGGEWLQNILEGVRDNYDYLKTELGRNLPGITVCALEGTYLAFLDMRSYIDPEEIQNVIQGRCRLAVDYGEWFGDGYKGFIRINLATDPAYVREAVGNLVKELKKGEA; encoded by the coding sequence ATGGACAAACAGAAGTTTTTGGAGAAGTATGTGGTTGACCGTCATGGCACCTGTTCTGCCAAGTGGGACGGTATGCAGGGGAAATTCGGAGATTCGGATCTGATCTCTATGTGGATCGCGGACATGGAGTTTAAGACCTGCGATGCGATCACAGATGCATTGATGGAGCGGTGCAGGCATGGGGTTTTCGGCTACAGCCTTGTGCCGGATGAGTATTATCAGGCGTTTTCCGACTGGATGGAAACCCGGTATCATTTCCCGGTGAAGAGCGAATGGGTGCGTTTTTCCACCGGCTGTGTGACGGCGATCTCCTGGATGATCCATGCATTTACCAGGCCCGGGGATGCCTGCATGATCCTGACGCCGGTATATTATCCGTTCCACAATGTGGTCACCAATAATGACCGGCGTCTGGTGAAGGCGGATCTGCGTTATGAAGACGGATATTTTACCATGGATTATGATGCCATAGAAAAAGCGATCACGGAGAACCAGGTGAAACTGTTTTTGCAGTGTTCTCCGCATAATCCCGCGGGCCGCGTATGGACGGAGGAGGAACTGGACCGGGTGCTGGCTATCTGTAAGAAGCATCATGTACTGGTGGTCAGCGATGAAATCCATCAGGATCTGGTGCTGGGGGAGAGATCCTTTGTGCCGGCAGCCGTAGTGTCAAATGGAAAATACCGGGATATGGTACTGACGCTTAATTCGGCTTCAAAGACTTTTAACCTGGCAACCCTGCTCCATTCCCATATCATCATTACAAATGACGGACTGAGAAAACAGTATGATGAGTTTGCGGCGGGACTCAACCGCACGGATGTCAGCATCATGGGCATGATCGCGGCCAGAGCCGGGTATGAGCAGGGCGGTGAGTGGCTTCAGAATATACTGGAGGGGGTCCGTGACAACTATGATTACCTGAAAACAGAACTGGGCAGGAATCTTCCGGGAATCACGGTCTGTGCGCTGGAGGGGACCTATCTGGCATTCCTGGATATGCGTTCTTATATAGATCCGGAGGAAATCCAGAATGTGATCCAGGGCCGCTGCCGTCTGGCAGTGGACTATGGAGAGTGGTTCGGAGACGGCTATAAGGGATTTATCAGGATCAACCTGGCTACGGATCCTGCTTATGTAAGGGAAGCGGTGGGGAACCTGGTAAAGGAGTTAAAGAAAGGGGAAGCGTAA
- a CDS encoding amidohydrolase: MNALGIKELAYGLQDYIVHMRREFHRHPELSGEEFRTRDILVREIESMGVPYRLLKGTGIIAIIQGGKPGKHRVLRADIDGLPVQEERENLKQEKACVSETDGVCHACGHDAHMAVLLGTMKVLLKLQSEIEGTVYCCFEEGEETNCGIDTMLEALAEYPVDECFALHVYSGLEAGKVNVVPGPRMAGTVGIGFYVKGKAGHGSRPDQAANPIVPAAHIVTQIDSAFLNQINAEETVTLGLCVFQAGETTNVIPEQAYIGGTARYFNKEEGEKALYIINTVAENTAACHKCAIEFAPRNRISLLPVVNDGEVALNVQRSLEQICGEAVMADCDRWYASECYSMYLEKYPGALGFLGICNHELGSGAAHHNGRFDIDETSLVLGVCAEAAFVFDLS, encoded by the coding sequence ATGAATGCATTGGGGATTAAAGAACTTGCTTACGGGTTGCAGGACTATATCGTACATATGAGGCGGGAGTTTCACCGCCATCCGGAGCTTTCCGGAGAAGAATTCCGAACCAGGGATATCCTGGTCCGGGAGATAGAGAGCATGGGAGTTCCGTACAGGCTTTTAAAAGGAACCGGGATCATTGCGATCATCCAGGGGGGAAAACCGGGTAAGCACCGTGTGCTCCGGGCAGATATAGACGGACTGCCGGTACAGGAGGAAAGGGAAAATCTGAAACAGGAGAAAGCCTGTGTATCGGAGACTGACGGGGTATGCCATGCCTGCGGGCACGATGCCCATATGGCGGTATTGCTTGGAACCATGAAAGTCCTTTTAAAGCTACAAAGCGAGATCGAGGGAACCGTATATTGCTGCTTTGAAGAGGGGGAAGAAACGAACTGCGGGATCGATACGATGCTGGAGGCCCTTGCGGAGTACCCGGTGGATGAATGCTTTGCCCTGCATGTCTACAGCGGACTGGAGGCCGGGAAGGTCAATGTGGTACCGGGGCCCCGCATGGCGGGAACCGTTGGAATCGGGTTTTATGTGAAAGGGAAAGCCGGTCATGGTTCCAGACCGGATCAGGCGGCCAATCCAATCGTGCCGGCAGCGCACATTGTAACCCAGATCGATTCGGCATTTTTGAATCAGATCAATGCGGAGGAGACCGTAACCCTGGGGCTCTGCGTGTTCCAGGCGGGAGAGACTACCAATGTAATTCCGGAGCAGGCATATATTGGAGGCACCGCAAGATATTTCAACAAAGAAGAAGGGGAAAAGGCCCTTTATATTATTAACACGGTTGCAGAGAATACCGCTGCATGCCATAAATGCGCGATTGAATTCGCGCCGAGAAACAGGATCAGCCTGCTACCCGTGGTAAATGACGGTGAGGTGGCGCTGAATGTGCAAAGATCCCTGGAACAGATATGCGGAGAAGCTGTGATGGCGGATTGTGACAGATGGTACGCGTCGGAGTGCTACAGTATGTATCTGGAGAAGTATCCGGGGGCATTGGGATTTCTTGGCATCTGTAATCATGAATTGGGAAGCGGCGCTGCGCACCACAATGGAAGGTTTGATATTGATGAAACTTCTCTGGTGCTGGGCGTCTGTGCTGAAGCAGCATTTGTGTTTGATTTATCATAA